The Lolium rigidum isolate FL_2022 chromosome 2, APGP_CSIRO_Lrig_0.1, whole genome shotgun sequence genomic interval gtcgaatgatgcgactttctttcagGACATCTTTCCTgtgaaagaaacgtctagctcatcaattcaggagatgcccagttcatctactcaggaattatttcctgaacctaccatggctataaaacactttgataatcctgtggaggatgatagtgaagctcccaaaaggagcaagagacagaggactgcaaagtcctttggtcaCGATTTTATTGtatacctcgtggatgatactcccacttctatttcagaagcctatgcatctcaggatgctgactactggaaggaagctgtccgtagcgagatggattccatcttagctaatggaactcgggaggttactgatcgtccttatgggtgcaaacctgtaggatgcaagtgggtgttcaagaaaaagcttaggcccgatggtactattgaaaagtacaaggcacgtcttgtggccaagggttatacccagaaagaaggtgaagatttctttgatacatactcacctgttgccagattgaccaccattcgagtgctactatccttggctgcctcacatgatcttctcgttcatcaaatggatgttaagactgctttcctaaatggagagcttgaagaggaaatttatatggagcagcctgatggatttgtagtagatggtcaagaaggaaaggtgtgtaaattactgaaatctttatatgggcttaagcaagcgcctaagcagtggcatgagaagtttgaaagaactttaaccgctgaagtcttcgttgtaaacgaagctgacaagtgtgtatactatcgccatggtgggggcgagggagttattctttgtctctatgtcgatgacatattgatattcgggaccaaccttactgtgattaaggaggtcaaggagttcatatctcgttgttttgagatgaaggacttgggagtagctgatgtgatcttaaacatcaagctgctaaaggatgacgatggtgggattacattgcttcagtcccactatgtggaaaagatcctaagtcgcttcgggtatagcgactgtaaatattctccaacgccttatgatcctagtgtgataattcgtaagaataaaagaattgctagagatcaattgcgatactcgcagatcattggctcgcttatgtatttagccagcgccacgaggcctgacatctcctttgcggtaagtaaactcagccgttttgtgtctagacctggagatgttcattggcatgctcttgagagagtcttGCGCTATatgaaaggcactgcgagttatggcattcactatactgggtatccaagggtacttgagggttatagtgatgcaaattggatatctgacgctgatgagactaaggccacaagtggttatttgtttacacttggaggtggcgctgtttcccggaagtcttgcaagcgagaccatcattacgaggtcaactatggaagcagtaaCTCACGGTattagacacaaccaccgttgaagcagagtggcttcgtgagctcttgatggacttgctcgtggttgagaaaccaatacccgctattcctatgaactgtgataatcaagctgtgatcgtcaaagtaaacgagttctaaggataatatgaagtcatcaaggcatgtgaagaggagaccgaAAACcgtcaggaaaatgagaaactccggagttatagcgttggattatatccatacgtctagaaacactggcggaccccttcacaaagggactatcacaaaatgtgatagaaaatgcatcgagggagatgggtatgagacccacgagtatgagctgcccacggtggtaacccactctatgtgatcggagatcccgtgaattagagccgGGAGACAAGGCTGTTGGTCAGTcgagaggagagtatatatccctatagcaattttaccactccgtaagatgcaatactctcctaatctgcatggcaggttgataattatcttaatgtgttctaagtggcttattttagcaaagatgttgtcctgcagaacatcttttgaagaacacaactatatgagtctgattgttaaacgtcgcaatctatgagagttgggtgctctctagtaaactcatgaaaggccctggagtatgacgtataagctccaaaccgcgaggaagcctcgcggcagcctagtatcagtctaggctttgtatgaagctagtgcgcagaaaacttgtagttcaaggcatagtccactatccaagttgcaatctagtgtaatatgaagctttaagtggaagttcaacttaacagtctccacgacataccggtatataaaacaatgttcgggaaacttattgatgagatgtgccaatgagagtttgtgggggattgctggaatttggggcatttggcctttggcccatggcccattatcaaattctgaaactcacatggcccattccaataatcagtggcagcactagtgggagctaaagtttagtcccacattgctagttgggagagagttggagtggtatataaggtgggctgttctagtcctagtaagtgagtgagaagagagagagccctcgcgcactcctcctccgccgcccgcctcgcctcgcctcgtcacgacacgtcatgacgcgggttgcgggaatctcgccgagccgagcttatctttttgctgtttgggaaattaattgtgtaatcaatttcgagtcattaacggacgcgttactcagccgttttgccttccggtttttctggatcgtggctgtgccgactcggacgtgggctgcgccctacgaccttcccgaactgcactatataagcgcggactccaACCCTAGTCGGTACTAGACGCATACgctactacctgtttccagttcattgcgccgccgcctttgtcttcctcatcccgtccgtcggcgtgcaccgactgccgggacgatgaggcctccggaaccccgcctctcgtgaacctgtacgggtgaggggcaatcaggtttttggggagcgctccggcgcgactaccggCATCAcggcgtcgtcatcggacgacgagttcctccacaccgacaacttcttcccggacctcagcgacttcttcggcaacctcaacatgggcgacaacaatgctgctgcaaagtatgtgatcttgtcgtctctctttcggtttcgttagagtttcttcttctagtttgtgtGCTAGATGTGatcagtttatcttgtttagatgtgatctgttcatctaccttactagtctgcatgattagtttatttgttattttcgtagtcatgatttgtcatttacttgtacggattatttcatatagatatttgcttatattttcAACACGCTCTCTACCAATCCGTCCACTAATCCGCCATAGATGAAGAGTGAGCCAGCAGCAGTTCTGGAGTACGAGGAGGACGCGGCCGCCAAGGCGGGCTCTGGACACACGATTTCCGCCTACTCTGCCCCGTATTCAGGTTCGCTCCTCCCGGCGACGCGAGCTTGAGTTGGGAAGCTCGTGGCGGCACGCGGCGGAGGGGCGCCGGTGTCTGCGCTGCGGGAAAAATTAGAGGGTGGGCGTTTGGTGCCAGTGGAAATGGGTGGGGGAGGACGGCGAGATTTGAGGAAAAAGCGAGTGTGCGGTGGGTCGGGAGAGGATTAGAGTGCGCTCAATCTGTTCAAAGAACGCAGCTGCGCTTTTAAGCAATTGGGATGAAGCAACAAAAAGACGGTGCAACCAAACTAGCTAGCTCTCCCAGTTCTTGCACAGGCCAGCCAAGGCCTCCCTCTATGTTGGTGCTAGCACTAGCTAGCTCTTCTCTCACTCAGCTCACggacggaggaagaagaaaggagaCAACACAAAAATCTTCAGCGCACACACACAGGCGCACCCACGCCCTTTTtctgttattcagctggctaacaaAGCAGTACAGAGCAGGGGATTTATACGTGGAGTAAGCACGCACGAACTGAGCGCTCTACTCCCGTCCACATGCCCACGACGCCCACGATCCGTGCCTGCAGGCCGCGCTCTCGGCGCGCCACTACGCGCACGACGCGACCGGCAACAGATCGCCCAGGCTGGCCCCTACTCTCGCTAACTGTCTAACCGTATACTGGACTCTAATCctagacctaaagaacgacccaaaCACACACCTGCCACGGCTACATACAACTTAGACATGCACGTACATGCTAGTTGACACGGACGCAGTGGCTTATTTCTAACACTCTACAGTCTACCCCGGCACCTTAAGCGCATCTCCACCAGTACCTTTTCATGCATGTCTCCGTGCTCATTGTTCAGCTTGTTTTGCAAAAGATGTGTCCAGTCTCTTTTAATTGATTAAATCAATTAAAaataaccggagagaaacttcccTAAACCTGACATTTGTTTGAACCGAGAGGATTACTCCTGGAGATGAAGAAACATATTGAGGAAACACTAACTGCATACCCAGACATAAATGACAATTAAACTGAAATTAATCAAATGAAGCAAATATTCTCACAAGATTACAAACCAGAGGACATACATAAATTTTATTACAAACCAACAGTAAATAAATAAGTTTTTCTTTTTTGCGGGGGAAATAAAGAAGTTAACAGTTCATCATTCCACCGTACAGAACAAAGCAATTTAAACCCAGGAAACGCAGTACAGTCAAGCATGTGGATTGACAGGAAGGCTGATGGATTAGACTGTGAGACAGCTTCTTCTGTTCCCGTCCTTACTCTTCAGCATATATTTATCTGACGTGTACTACAAAAATTGACGAAAGAACGTAAGGATGAATTGTAACGGCTCTTAATTGACCTCTTAAAAGAATTGCGTGTATGTACCTTCCAACTTATTGCTGCAACTGGAAGACTCTTAAACACGCCTAATGATTTTCATTGGAATGTGTTGAATCTTTTGCCAGTTTGGATCACCAGTTGTTTCGCAGGACCTTGTGAACTCCTCGTTGCAGGCTCGCAGACAAAACTTCTCAAGGGACTGGGGTAATGCTGGAAGCAAACGAATGTTCGGGCAACCATTGATGTCTAGTACCTGGAGCAACGTCAGCTGCTCCATGTTCTCTGGCAAGGCGTCCCAATTGCTGTGCCAAAGCCTAAACCAACGAAGATGAACAAAGACCTCAAAAAGCTCAGGAGCAGGTTCCAGACGGCTACAGTTCTCGAGCAATAGATTACGCAAATGCTCTGGGCCACCGTTCTGCTTACTCACCATCCAATTTGGGTACGTTGAACCTTGGTAATTGTTAATTCGGAGTCTCTCAAGATACTTCGATGGACAAAGACCCTCAAGCACCTCCGCTTCAACCTCTGGACTGCAACTCCCATCACTCCATCCAAATGAAAGTTCTGTCACTCCTTCCTTTTGTGCAACACTGGCTTCAATAGCCTCTTCCTTGCCTCTGACATTCTCAAGACCCATGATAGCCAGCGCGCCTTTAAGCTTGTTTAATTGCTTCAATTGTCGTATCTCGTATCCCACTTTATTCTTGACAATGAAGCCTCGTAAAATTTGGAGCCATTTAAGCCTACCAATATTTGGAAAATCTAAACCAGAGCTTACACGCCGCAAGTTGATGAGGTGACTCATATGTTTAGCTCCGGAAAAATCCATACCTTTGGCTGCAGAAACATCTAGCAGCTGAATGTGGTAAAGCTTGGTAATACTGTATGGTAAAATAAGATCCATTAGTACATCCATATCAAAATAGAAATACCGAAGATGCTTTAACAGTCCAATAGATGCCGGGAGTGAGAAGATACGACCACCAAGTGTTCCCTTGAAACGTAAAACCAGCACACGCAAGTTCTGTAACCTTGTGAACATGCTCTCCAAGAATTTTTCATCACTTATTTCAATCTGCAAGGGATAATCCATGATAAGTGTGCGCAAATTCTGCAATTGAAATATTTTCTCAGTAAGCATCTTTCTATCACAACTCCTGACAAATATATGACGAACATCTGGAGGAACTTCTCCTCTGAAACCTTTCTCGATTCTGAAGCAATCTCCAATGGCGGCCTCCTCTGCTAAATCACGCAGCAGGTCATGAACAGTGAAGTAATCAACCTCACATCCCTGTTCCATTTTTCTCTCCGCTAGCTGCAGAAATGAGGCTGACAGTAATTCATCAAAGTAATCCTGACCAACATCATCCGGTTCCTCTTCAGCATTGGTTGTCTTTATAAACCCTTCAGCCATCCACAACTGAACTAACTCATTACGTTTCAAACGACGTCTTCTGGGGTAAATGCTACAGTAAGCAAAGCATCGCCTGACCTGCTCATCAAGATGCTGGTAGCTCCACCACAAAGCTCCCATTGTCTCATTTAAAAGATCTCGGTCTCTAGTTCTTCTCCAAAATTCTACATTCGGTCTTAGGCATAGCTGTGCACCCACTGTTCTGGCTGCCAGAGGCGATCTGTTCAGCTTTTTTGCAATCTCATCCCCAAGCATTTGGAGTTTTATTCCATCATGCCCAGGTACCACTGCACCTCGAAGTGCATAGTGCATGAACATTTGAAGAAAGACATCATAATTCAGATCAGATATTGGAATACATCTCTCTCCCACAGCACCCAGAGCTACCAATGCATCTTTGCTTCGACTAGTCACCAGTATCTTGGTTCCAGTCTTCGCAACCTCCAGCAGAGAAAGTACCTGTTCTAGTTCGCCATGGTGCCCTGTATCCCGAATATTATACCAGACATCATCTAGTACCAATAAAATCCGTTTTCCACGCAGTTCCTTCACCAGATTCTCTCTTAGAGTGTTACGGTTCTTGAATTCAGAGGATGGCCTCCCTGTAGCCCCCTCAAGCACCTCTGTTAAAATGGCTTGCAAATCAAACTTCTGAGAAACATGAATCCATATTACCAGGTCAAAATGGCCaaccttctcctcttccttgtcTTTCTTCTCACGGTCACAAATATACTGTGCAAGAGTTGATTTCCCAGACCCAGCGATGCCATGAATGCCAATTACAGAATAACATAAACCAATGTTGGTGCTTTCGTGACCATCGCATTCCTTGTCATGAAGCATTGCTATGATCTTGTCACGATCCTCATCTCGACCAATTACTTTCAGCGGAGGAGCTGCAGTAGTGACTGCACTACGGGAATTGGGAGGAACCAATTGTCTCCAATTATAATCAGTTACGGGAGGCAAGTTCAGCCGTTCCAAAATTTCGCATGCATCATTTATAACCTTTTCTATCTTGTCAAAGCTATTTTTCAACTGACTTTTTGACATGCCACTCTCCTACAAATCCaaacaacaacgattaatatgatTAAGAATGAAGTGTATTTTATATACTATACCCCTTTTTTTTAGAAATACACGAAGTTCTAGAAATTGACACACTGTCAACAAAAAACAATATTGACCATAACTTTCACAAGCTAACTAAATATTGCAAATACGTGGAAAATGGTATCCATGACAATTGTTAGAGCAAGTCTAACATGCCTCTTATTtctctgccccgtataacgcgagTTTTTCGTCCCGTATCAGAAAAGTGCGTCTAGCtgaaccattccgtctagcagaccccgtatttcgccctgtatttttaaaattaaaacccCGGAAAAATTAAAAtcatagttcatcttcattgatcgtacgctggatcatacatacatagggGATTCTACATTGCGATCCTATCTAGTCGTCGAGGATGACGAATGGCACGAACGGCCCCCGGCGGCAGCCTCCGCGCCTCGAATTccgccacggcggcgatggccgccgcctcctcctctgcctccgcccgagccttctcggcggcctccgcttcctcctcgccggcacgCGGATCGCCTCCGCTTCCTTCcccgctggtgctgccgatgcgcggcccatgccgccttcgccgcgcgCTCACGCTCCCACTCGCGCGCCACTTCTCGATGGCGacaccgctcatcggcttgagcggcgggtcttcTCGGTACCACGgcccacccgcggcgaactcccggagcgaatccggcacgtaaagcgcgccggcgtaccggcacgccgcacggcgactccccgcggcggagcgcttgcattggtgccgccacgcctcctccacggtgtccggcgagcgggatcgcttaaatccgctcgccggcgaggcggtactgcggGCGTGTGCGTACATGCCGAACGGCGGTCAAAATGCGGAGCTGGGGTGGGcgggatttctcgccggagctaactactgaggcggcggcggacggcggagctagggttgcgagtgaggggttaacccctcactcgcaccgtcgcccggtataagtagggggcggcggggcggatttcctgggccccgtattccgccgaaacgggccggcccgaatacggggcctgctagacggcccaaaccgcgcctgccccgtatcccgccggaattttacggggtgggcgggttataataGACATGCTCTTATGCCCCGCACTGAGATAAAAATCTTGTTTGCTACTACTAGCTGTCCGCCTAACTGGCTA includes:
- the LOC124688800 gene encoding putative disease resistance protein RGA3, with protein sequence MADPVTAAIAVGWGLQAVGWIVSPIMSEIFKKGSSFLGFDTSKKLKELEPKVLLLQRVMEAVEESPDRSRLEQLFKNLKSAFYEAEDILDDVEYHRLKKQIQDGKLKSDGDVPIRMRDLMKKKLSFGIPSSSSNDQESGMSKSQLKNSFDKIEKVINDACEILERLNLPPVTDYNWRQLVPPNSRSAVTTAAPPLKVIGRDEDRDKIIAMLHDKECDGHESTNIGLCYSVIGIHGIAGSGKSTLAQYICDREKKDKEEEKVGHFDLVIWIHVSQKFDLQAILTEVLEGATGRPSSEFKNRNTLRENLVKELRGKRILLVLDDVWYNIRDTGHHGELEQVLSLLEVAKTGTKILVTSRSKDALVALGAVGERCIPISDLNYDVFLQMFMHYALRGAVVPGHDGIKLQMLGDEIAKKLNRSPLAARTVGAQLCLRPNVEFWRRTRDRDLLNETMGALWWSYQHLDEQVRRCFAYCSIYPRRRRLKRNELVQLWMAEGFIKTTNAEEEPDDVGQDYFDELLSASFLQLAERKMEQGCEVDYFTVHDLLRDLAEEAAIGDCFRIEKGFRGEVPPDVRHIFVRSCDRKMLTEKIFQLQNLRTLIMDYPLQIEISDEKFLESMFTRLQNLRVLVLRFKGTLGGRIFSLPASIGLLKHLRYFYFDMDVLMDLILPYSITKLYHIQLLDVSAAKGMDFSGAKHMSHLINLRRVSSGLDFPNIGRLKWLQILRGFIVKNKVGYEIRQLKQLNKLKGALAIMGLENVRGKEEAIEASVAQKEGVTELSFGWSDGSCSPEVEAEVLEGLCPSKYLERLRINNYQGSTYPNWMVSKQNGGPEHLRNLLLENCSRLEPAPELFEVFVHLRWFRLWHSNWDALPENMEQLTLLQVLDINGCPNIRLLPALPQSLEKFCLRACNEEFTRSCETTGDPNWQKIQHIPMKIIRRV